From the Odocoileus virginianus isolate 20LAN1187 ecotype Illinois chromosome 20, Ovbor_1.2, whole genome shotgun sequence genome, the window AAAAATAGAAGAGttggctaaatttatttttataaagcattAAGCCTGCTTTTTTCACCTCAATCACAATGAAAGGATCGTAACTGTATAGTGTGTTTGTTtctggttcagtccctgcttcAGAAAGCTGAGACTGATCGTACAGAGGGAAAGATGCACAAAGAGACAAGGGCCCCTGCTCTGCCCTGAGCTCCACACAGTCCTCAGCACGTCACTGCAGCGGGATCACAGTCCCCAAAAGCTACTTAAATGGGTGTAACCCCACACGGGGGAGCGTGGCTTACTGGTGCTGTTGTTCTTTGTGTCATTGCTGTTTACTCTGCCACAGGCAGACAGTGTTTCCCAGCGTCAACTAAAACTTGGTAACCTCTCTGGTTCTTCTCTCGCAGTCCAAACCAGGTAGCAGAAAAGGTGGCCTCCAGAATTGCCGAGGGCTTCAGTGACTCGGCTCTCATTATGGTGAGTCCTGTGTGTGGGGACAGCTGCTGAGCAGCCTCTTGCTGACGGGCAGCTTTGTCTGTGAGCAGTTTCCTTTCTGCAGGTACTTACTTCACCAGACTATGGCCTCCTTCGGCCGTCTTCTCCCAACTGCAGGCTTAAAGTTGCTGAGTCAGGCCCGCTGCAGTCATGGCACGTGGGTGTCCAGAGGTGGGGGTCATTCAGTTCCAGCGGGTCTCAAAGTGGGATCCCGATGCTGAGAGTATcagtaccacctgggaatctGTTGGAAATGTAGAGTCTAGGGGCCTAGGAATCTGTGTCTCCATAAGCTTCCAGATGATTCCAATGTGTGAGACGCATTGAATTAGGTTAACCAGCATAGCTGAGGGAGCAAGGAGGGAAATAGCTTACGTCAAGAGCCCTGTTCCTCAGTTCAGATGGAATTCTAACAGGGAAGGCAGAGTAACGTTTTGGAAGCTTCGAGTTTGTGAGAAAGCAGTCAAGTACTCTGTTTCTCCCACGTGATGCACGGTGTAGCTGGGCCATGGTGGGTGCACTCTGAGGCAGGGTTTCTGCCATGGTGGGTGGTGTTGAGCCCGTCCCTGACCATCCCTGTGGAGACCTCCCCCATGGGCGAGCCCCAGGGAGGGACCTGCAGGCTGCCGCAGAGGTCCTGGCTCTGTTCACGAGCACACCCTTTGTCTCGTTGCAGGTAGACAACACTAAGTTCACGATGGACTGTGTGGTCCCCACGATCCATGTGTATGAACACCACGAAAACAAATGGCGCTGCAGAGACACGCACTAGTGAGTGCCCGTTCCCGGGGCAGCCCGAGTGCTGGGGCCTATCCTGGCACGCTGTTCCCGTGGGAACGCTGACCCCCGCCTTCTGGGTTTCTAACCTAGCATGTTCTCTAGAGAAGTGTGCACACCTCATACAGAAGTCACAGGTGTTCCTCAGCCCCCGGAGGACAGGCCTGCAGGGTTTCCAAGCAGTGCAGACAGCCTGTCACTCACGGGTCTCCCCTCCCACTCCCAGGCCCCCTTTCCCTAAGCCAGACCCCTCTCCCCAGGCATTTGTTTGGTTTATTTGCAGTCAGTCATCTGCCTCCAGCTTTTTCAGAGTTTGATTTGAAGGTTCTCTCTTCCATGTTTCATATTCTTTGTATGCATCTTCATGTGTTTAGATGTGTATGTTTGCTAGAGTTCGCCCTTGGCTTCCTTTACACTCTGCACGCGGCTGGTTTCCTGTTTGCTCTATGGAAAAGCCACACATTTTGAGTAAGAGGCTGACTTCTCCTGTCTCATCTCATAGTGATTACTGTGAAGACTGGCCGGAGGCCCAGAGGATCTCGGCATCACTCCTGGACAGCCGGTCCTATGAAACACTCGTGGATTTTGATAACCACCTGGATGACATTCGGAATGACTGGACAAATCCAGAGATCAATAAAGCTGTTCTGCACCTGTGTTAGGGAGGGGTTTCAGTGACTGGTCTCTGGGCATTTCCACTGCACTGAagaaaaaagctatttttaaatgtaaatgaaatatcATAGCCGGTGTGGAAAGCTGACAGTTTTCAGAAGTGGCGTGTGCCTTGAGAAAGGGCAGAATGTCCATCAGTCATCTGTCTAATGCAGAGTCTCTAGACCAGGTACAGACCGTCCCATCTGACCACCCTGTGGAGCCTTCCCAGTTGTACGTGGCTATAATTCTTCAAATCAAAGCTATTTCTGCTTGTCCAAGATTGTTCCTATTAAACAATTTTAACTAACCTTTTATAATCTGGAGAGAATACTTTTTAAGGCATAtgaactgtctttaaaaaaaaaaaaagcccagatcTTACACCCAAAAGAGAGTGTTTGTGAGTTTTCATGCTGTTTGAGTTAATACCATCCAGACTGGGGATCAGGCCCGCCCCTGTGCCGGGCCAGGCTGTGTCTGAAGAGCCGTGTGCTGCTGTCCACCCGGGAGGCTCCCCTGGCTGCTGCGTCTCTTCACATGGGAATAATGCTGCTGGTGCCTGAGAGACCTTCATCGTTAAGGGGTAAAAACAAACACTTGGGAAGGCAGCTTGAGTGGGAGCACTATATGATGCTCCTCAAGCAGACAGATGGGAAACCCACGGAGCTGAAGAAAAGGGGACCAGTGTGCTAAGATTGTCTTAAAAAGGCAAGAGTCGGTCCTGACTGCTGACCAGCTTGCATGATTACCCAAATGGCTGTAATTTATTTCTTCACAACAGTTATTTCTTTTCGTATCTGAAGCCACACGAGCTGAACAAAACATAGGCTCCTGGAGTTTTACAGCACCCAGTCTGTAATCGTTAACGCTTGAAACAGTTAAGCTTTTTAACCCCATTGTAGGAAATTGATGCGGAAATGATTCCATcgcatttattctttttcatatgaaTTATTCCATGCAGAATGCAGGGACCTGTACCTTTGCCACTGTTGTTTATTGGACCATGTGAAGGAAGTCTGTGACGATTGGGTTATCTGTTGAAAAGGTTTATGACGCAGCATTTCACTGTTGATAAAACAGTAGGAAACTTTCCAGCATTGCTTACAATAGATGTGCTTCCTTTGGCCCACCagattctctctccttccttcaaaTCCAGCTCACCCTTGGCTTTGTAAGGTGACCGTATGTCGTGTGGGGAACACAAACCAAGGGCTGGCGTGCCGGTGCCCTGCACCTGCTCATGCTTGTCTCAGAGGCTGCGACCAGCACAGGTGGAGTGCGGCGGACAGTCTCGTTCCAGATGggtgtgtattttattttgaaaaggagAAGAGTCAGTCTCTAGCATTGCCACAGAAAAGGCTGTCTTCTCCTGAAATTAGAATGAGCGTGTGCTACCTCCAGGTCAAGGTCAAAGGTAACTGGCGGAGCTATTTGAAGCTAAAGGTGTGGCCAAGACTAGTTTGGAAGCATTTCACAGATGGTCTTAGTGTCCCTCATTTTTACCTCTCTGTGCAATTCTTGTTCTTGGTTCCACCAGCTTCCCAGGAATGTGTTCTGTTCTCCAGTTTGGATTTCAGCCTAGAACCAGGTGCCCTCTCTGTAGCAGAGTCAGACtcatgttttcaaaagaaaacataataaatacTCCAAGGAGAAGAATGTATctgtgaagaaacaaaaacaaatttccaGAGTGCAGACGATTGCTTCTGGATGCCTGTGAAAACAGCAACGCCTCCGCTGAGCCCCCAGGCCCTGTGCCAGGCTCCCCTCCGTCCTCAGGCCTGGCTGTGTGCATTCTGGGCCTCCAGTCTCCCAGCCCTTAGAACTCGGTCATCATTTTTACCCACTGAAGATGAGAGTGGGAGCCCACCAGATAGCCACTGAAATGGAGTCATACTGTGATTTCCCTAAAAAAGACTTAGAGAAGCAACACAAATTATATTGTACATTTAAGAGATCCTTGTCAGAATGTTCCTAAATGAGTCCCGCTTCAGTCCAAAGGCGctggaggggaaggggtggggaatgTGTAGAGACATCCCCTTAGAACCAGCCATATCCTTAAAATTCTGGTGGACGTTTTTCTCTGTTCCATACATCCATCCCTCATGAAGTGAGTGGGACAAATGAATTACTGGTTTGCCTAAAAATGCCATCCAAGTCTAATGGTtgcctttaaaaattgaaaatactgAATGTGAAAAGGTAGGCTGTGACTTCCTAAATGACAAAAAGCAAAGTGCACACTAAGGAAAAATTGACTTAAGCTTTCCAGGGATCTGGTATTTTTAAGCTTCCTCAGTATGAAAAGTTCTATATAATTAGCTTTGACTCAGTGGCTTATTTTTCTGATTGATGTGCTTGCAAAACTGTTGTTCCCTCTTATAGTAATTTTCAGCTTTTCTGACTTACTATCTTTGTTTTgccttcaaaagaaaaatattggctTCCCAAACTGCCCCTTTTTAGTATTATATTTATCTTAACAGAGTAGCTACTTTATGACATCCTGGtaagtgaaaggaagaaaaagagccaTGAGCATTAATCTCCATACCCTGCAGACATTTTTAGCAATTTTAATGAAgagaactgaatttaaaaatagactttcGTTTTACTAATTGACATTTCTTTAGCCTTTCCATCAACTCAGTGCCTCTTAAGCACTggattattttcttcagttcagtagAAAGCCTGGGGGCAAAGACTGGTTTGTGTTCCCCCTGCCAACTTTCAGATAAAGTGGAAGtctcttggtcatgtccaactttgtgaccccatggactgtagcccgccaggctcctcggttcatggaactctccaggcaagaaaactggagcgggtagccattcccttctccagaggatcttcccaacccaggaatcgaactggggtctcctacattgcaggctgattctttaccagctgagccaccagggacaccttTACTCTCAAACAGCTCTCAGAGGGGGTGTCAGTCTGACTGCGTTCCCATACCCCTCAGAGTCTGGGGGATAACAGAGTATTTGTGTTCTCAAGGTTTTCCCCCTCAATGATTAACTTCTTGGGTCTGGTCCAGCTTTAGAACTGCCAAAAAATGTGTTCTCCTTGGCCTTTTGCTTTCACAGTAGTGTGTCCGGTGCCAGCGTGGAGGGAACCTTTGGCTTGAACTTGCATTGCGATATAAAGCAAAATAGCATCCTATATTTAGTGCTGCCTGAAAAAAGTTCCAGATCCCATCAGGAAGGCCGTGGTAAATAATCACTTCAGAATACAGGCacacctcagagatattgtgggtttggaTTCAGATCACTGAAATACAGTAGTAAAGTGAGTCACGTGAATGTTTTAGTTTCCTGGTACATATAACAGTTATgcttacactatactgtagtccgttaagtgtgcaatagcattgtgTCTGagaaaacaatgtacataccttattATTTAAATAGTTCATAGCTCAAacatgctaaccatcatctgggCCTTCAGAGAGTCGTCAtctttgctggtggagggtccTTGCCTCAGTGTTGGTGACTGCTGGCTGACCCGGGTGGTGGCTGCTGAAGGCTGGGGTgcctgtggcaatttcttaaaatgagacaGCAGTGAAGTTTGCTGTGTGGATTGACTTTTGTGGACAGTTTCTTTGTAGCATGCAGTGCTGTCTGATAGCATTTgacccacagtagaacttcttcAAAAATTGGAGTCAGTCATCTCAAACCTGTTTTATCAACTAAGTTGAGGTCGTAGTCTAAACCCTCTGTTGTCATTTCAGCAGTCTTATCTTCACAGGAGTGGGTTCCGTCTCACAAGACCACTTCCATGTCTGTCCACAAGGATCAGCTCCTCTTCCACTCAGGTTTGATCATGAAGTTGCAGCAATTCAGCCACGTCTTCAGACCCCACTGCTCCTTCTAGATCTCTTGCTGTTCCCcccacatctgcagttacttcctctGCTGAACTCTTGAACCCTTCAAGGTCATTCATGAGGGCTGGAATCACCTTCCAGACTCCTGTGTATGTTATTTTGACCTTTTCCCAAGAATCACGGATGtttttaatggcatctagaatggtgactcctttccagaaggttttcaattcACTTTacccagatccatcagaggaatcactcaCTACCTATGGCATTTGGAGCCTTACTAAATGTGTTTCTTGAAGAAGacttaaaaagtcaaaataacagtttgatccatgggctgcagaatggatgctgAGTTAGCAGGCGTGAAAACCATTCATCTCATTGTCCGTCTGCATCAGAGCTGTTGGttgggtgaccaggtgcattgtcaTTGAGCAGCTatcttttgaaaagaattttttctctctgagcctcaggttacAACATGGGATTAAAAATACTCAGTAAACTGTGttaacagatgtgctgtcatctaGGCTTTGTTCTGTTTATAGCGCGCAGGCAGAGTAGACTTAGCGTCATTCTTCAGAGCCTGGGATTTTCAAAATGAGCAATGACTTCAACTTAAAATCACCGTAATATTAGAtattagcccctaacaagagagtTAGTCCATCATGTGAAGCTTTGAAACTGGTCATTGACTTctcgatcctaaaggagatcgaccctgaatattcactggaacgactgatgctgaagctgaagctccaggactttggccacctgatgtgaagaactgactcatgggaaaagaccctgatgctgggaaagattgagggcaggaggagaaggggatgacagaggatgagatggttagattacattaccaactcagtgggcatgaatttgagcaaactccaggagacggtgaaggacagggaagcctggcacgcagcagtccgtggggttgcaaacttggacacaacttagcgactaaacaacaacaacaaatcaactTCTCTCTAGTTATGAGAGTCCTAGATGGCGTCTTCTCCCATTAGAAGGCTTCATCATCTACATTGAGCATCTGTTGTTCACTGCAGCTGCCTTCACATGTGATCTGAGCTGGAATTCCAGAGAACTCATTGCAGCTTCtccatcagcacttgctgcttcagcTGTCACTTTTGTGCTCTGGGGCAGCTTCTTTCCTTCAGCCTCATGAACCGTCTCTGCTGCTTCAcacttttcttctgcagtttcctcacctgtcagCCTTCGCAGAATTGGGGAGAGCAGAGGCCTTGCTCTGCATTAGGCTTTGGCTTCAGGGAATGTAGCTGGTctgatcttctatccagaccactcaAACTTTCTCCGTATCAGCAGGAAGTCTGCTTTGTCTTCTTACCAATGTGTGTACTGGAGCAgtgcttttaatttccttcaggaacttttcctttgcattcacagctCGGATAACATAAGCACAACAGGCCTCTGGCTCTGCTTTCAGCATATCTTTCTCTCCAAGCCTGAttgtttccagcttttgatttaaagtgagagacatgTGACTCTTCCTTTCCCTTGAACACTTAGAGGCTATTGCCaggttattaattggcctaatttcaatattacATCTCAGGGACTAGGGAGACCCAAGGAGAGAGAACAGGtcagtggagcagtcagaacacagtTTATCCATTAAGTTTGCTGTCTTACAGGGCTGTGGTTTGTGGTGCCCCCAAACAATAGTAAGATCACTGATCTTACTTACTTAACATACTTACTTAACAATAGtaagatcacagatcaccataacaaatataacaacagtagaaaagtttgaaatatggtgaaattggctgattcatgtcaatgtatgacaaaacccactgaaatgttgtgaagtgattagcctccaactaataaaaataaatgaaaaaaaataaatgcaatgaggaagcagtaaaaaaaaaaaaaaagaaatattgtgaaATTTACTAACATGtaacacaaagtgagcaaatgctatttGGAAAATGGTGCCAAGAGACTTGCTCAACACAGGTGCCACAAACctgcaatttttttgaaaatacagtGTCTGCAGAGTGTGATAAAAGGGGATCTGCCTGTGCTCATGAAGTTCTCTGGGCAGGGTTTctgcccagcacagccacagTAGTTGGGGAGTCTGCCCCAGCTGCAAGTCAGGACATGCAGGTGAGTTTGCCAAGACCCCTGGGTGCACCCTGAGCACTGAGGGTCTCGTGATGCGTGTAGAGTGGACCTGGCTGTCATCCCCCAACTTCCCTTCTCCACTGTGCTGACCTCACTACTGAAGAGGTGGTCATTCCtcagatgttttaaaaaactaatcTTCCTGTTGCCTCAGCTCTGCCAGGCAGCAGCAGTGTGGCTGGGTCCAGCCAGCCACTCTAGCTCTGTGGTCATGGGCAGGTCACCGCTTGTGTCTCATCAGAAAAAGGGTGATGATGCCTCTTACAGGGACGTTGTGAAGACAGAGGGACTGGTACGTGTGCTCTCAGTAGAATGTGTTTGGGCTGCAGTTCTAGAGCCTGCTGTTCCCAGGCTGACCCCCACGGCAAAGGACTACTTGTGGGCGCgtgctgtgtctcctgctttgggatgcgggttctttaccactggcgccacctagAAAGCAGAGGACTACTTAGTCCTTTGCGAAGAAAGATCTATTAATTAGTAAGTGCTTATTCATAGTAGACACTCAGCATTTATtcagtgaatgagtgaataaaagcATTTGTTCTCAGATGACAGCAGCTTACATTTCTTTAACCCTTTGTTTACACTTGCCTATCCAGCCCCCCGGGATGCTGCAGTGTGACATGGTCTGCAATTTTACGGGTAGGGAACCAAGGCCTGGACCAGAAGTGACTGCCTGAGGCCTCCCACGGCCGGCTCGGGGTGCGGGCCTGTCCTGAAGATGAGGAGCAGAGAAGCcatgttccttctcttcctggcaCGCTGCCCAGCCTCactcctgcccccgccccagaCTTAATGCATTTTCCTTCTTACTACAGTGACAGTGTGCGTtcacagtagaaaataaaaaaagagactaGAAGAGACTCCCATTCTACCATCCCCCTGTTAACAAGACCGGTGGAAAGCTGTCACATCATCAGGGTCCCCTGAGACCTTTGGTGTCCTGGATACTGAGATGCAAAGCAGTGGGAAACACGGGAGGCCTACATTTGAGGCGCTTACACTGTAAATTAAGGGGTAAAAGGCATAATTATAAGTAAAACATTAGAAGATTTATGGAGATTCCCAGGCTCAGGCCCTGAGAGTTCAAATTCACTGAGATTCTCTACCCAAAAGTCAGTGTTTAGCCAGTGGTTCAggtcatactttaaaaaaaaaccctggtcTCTGACCAAAACCCATGCATTATTATGAAGAATTTGAGACCTTCAGAACTGAAGTGACCACCCCAATGCGCGCACACAGCGAGTGCCAGAAGACTCGGACCATCAGGCCGATACCGGGAAGTTGGTAATTCCGCAGGTCAGCAGCTCCAGCATCTTGATTCCATAGGGTTCACCCTGGCAGGATTCAGGCCTCCTGAGTGAACTCTGTCTCAGCAAGaagctctttgatttttttctttttaaaaatactgtgtgcACAGAACGCATGTGTGTGCTGTAGACATCTGAGCAGTGGGAAGCAGGCGGGTTGATACCTAGCTCACAGCTTCGGAGCCATCTCACAGCCCTGGGCCGAGGATGGCAGGGCAAGAGTGATGTCCCACCGTTTCTGCCTCCCGTGGTGTTCTCCTCCTGGAGGACctactgattatttttaagttatatctTGAACCCGCCAGTACTTCCCGCTCTCAGGAGGTGGCTCTGTAGCAACAGCCCTCCATGCAGCTGCCTCCTGTGTCCCCAGGGCCCTG encodes:
- the EMC8 gene encoding ER membrane protein complex subunit 8, which produces MPGVKLTTQAYCKMVLHGAKYPHCAVNGLLVAEKQKPRKEHLPLGGPGAHHTLFVDCIPLFHGTLALAPMLEVALTLIDSWCKDNSYVIAGYYQANERVKDASPNQVAEKVASRIAEGFSDSALIMVDNTKFTMDCVVPTIHVYEHHENKWRCRDTHYDYCEDWPEAQRISASLLDSRSYETLVDFDNHLDDIRNDWTNPEINKAVLHLC